A single Thermoanaerobacterium sp. RBIITD DNA region contains:
- the galE gene encoding UDP-glucose 4-epimerase GalE produces MSILVCGGAGYIGSHTAYELAKKGEDVVIVDNLITGHEKAVIDGKLYVGDLKDSEFMDKVFKENEIEAAIDFAAFSLVGESVEKPLKYYENNVYGTLCLLKKMKEYGVKKIVFSSTAATYGEPENVPIKEDDKTFPTNPYGETKLAVEKMLKWCDNAYGIKYVVLRYFNVAGADVSGKIGEDHNPETHLIPLILQVPLGKRDCINIFGDDYDTKDGTCIRDYIHVTDLADAHILALNKLRRDNLSATYNLGNGEGFTVKEVIETARKVTGHPIPAKVVSRRAGDPARLVASSDKIIKELGWKPQHDTLEEIINTAWKWHMTHPNGYKD; encoded by the coding sequence ATGTCAATATTAGTTTGTGGTGGTGCCGGTTATATAGGTAGTCATACAGCATATGAGCTTGCTAAAAAAGGTGAAGATGTAGTTATAGTTGATAATCTGATAACAGGGCATGAAAAAGCAGTTATTGATGGTAAACTGTATGTTGGCGATTTAAAGGACAGCGAATTTATGGATAAGGTCTTTAAAGAAAATGAAATAGAAGCCGCTATAGATTTTGCAGCTTTCTCATTAGTCGGTGAAAGTGTTGAAAAACCCTTAAAATATTATGAAAACAATGTATATGGCACATTATGCTTATTAAAAAAGATGAAGGAATATGGTGTCAAAAAGATAGTCTTTTCATCGACTGCTGCAACATATGGTGAACCTGAAAATGTACCTATAAAAGAAGATGACAAAACATTTCCGACAAATCCATATGGCGAAACGAAATTAGCTGTTGAAAAAATGCTTAAATGGTGTGATAATGCATATGGAATAAAGTATGTCGTGTTGAGGTATTTTAATGTGGCTGGTGCAGATGTAAGCGGGAAAATCGGTGAAGACCATAATCCAGAGACACATTTAATACCACTTATACTACAGGTCCCACTTGGGAAAAGAGATTGTATTAATATATTCGGTGATGACTACGATACGAAAGATGGCACATGTATAAGGGATTATATCCACGTTACAGACTTAGCTGATGCGCACATTTTAGCACTTAATAAACTAAGGCGCGATAATTTAAGTGCCACATACAACCTTGGAAATGGGGAGGGCTTTACTGTAAAAGAAGTAATCGAGACAGCGAGGAAAGTAACAGGACATCCTATACCTGCTAAAGTTGTTTCAAGACGTGCAGGAGACCCTGCTAGACTAGTAGCATCATCAGATAAGATTATAAAAGAGCTTGGTTGGAAACCACAGCATGATACACTTGAAGAAATAATAAATACAGCGTGGAAATGGCATATGACACATCCAAATGGTTATAAGGATTAA
- a CDS encoding ROK family transcriptional regulator: MADLIPVSYKLLKGMNESLILNVIRRNGYASRSEIAKITNLTPPTVTNIINRLIDSGLVKEDKLGESSGGRPPVFLKINNEAFNLIILIIGTNAMEGYLVDAEINIKDKKYVNIKNESQDSILGLLTKTIKEIKKSSKNKIAGIGVVVRGPVRSSQGISVFSPNIGWRNVPIKEMIEKEFDIPAFVENDVRSMALGEFYNGVAKDVENMVFLKVSYGIGATIILDGKIYRGINDIAGEIGHTTIDVAGPKCSCGNYGCFEAVASEKALINNVIKRIKEGSKSIIYQYVAGDFDNITPDLVYKAVEENDDIASAELKKIAIYLGIGIANIVNVFNPELVLITGGIARAKQYIEDVVIETIKNRSFEASYATCRIEFSNPDYNAALMGISNIILDGIL, encoded by the coding sequence TTGGCGGATTTGATACCTGTAAGTTATAAGCTATTAAAAGGCATGAATGAAAGTTTAATATTAAATGTTATAAGACGAAATGGGTATGCTTCAAGATCTGAAATAGCGAAGATTACTAATCTAACACCACCCACAGTTACAAATATAATAAACAGGTTAATTGACAGTGGGCTCGTGAAAGAAGATAAACTTGGCGAATCCAGCGGCGGAAGGCCGCCTGTTTTTTTAAAAATAAATAATGAAGCATTTAATCTCATCATCCTAATAATAGGTACTAATGCGATGGAAGGATATTTAGTAGACGCCGAAATAAATATTAAAGATAAAAAATATGTAAATATAAAGAATGAAAGCCAAGATAGCATTCTTGGATTATTAACGAAAACAATTAAGGAAATAAAAAAATCATCAAAGAATAAAATAGCTGGTATTGGTGTTGTTGTAAGGGGGCCTGTAAGATCAAGTCAAGGTATATCAGTTTTTTCGCCTAATATAGGCTGGAGAAATGTCCCTATTAAAGAGATGATTGAAAAAGAATTTGATATTCCAGCATTTGTCGAAAATGATGTTAGATCAATGGCATTGGGAGAATTCTATAATGGTGTTGCTAAGGATGTTGAAAATATGGTTTTTTTAAAAGTAAGTTATGGCATAGGTGCGACGATAATATTGGACGGGAAAATATACAGAGGGATAAATGACATAGCTGGTGAGATAGGGCATACGACAATAGATGTTGCTGGCCCAAAATGCAGCTGTGGAAATTATGGATGTTTTGAAGCAGTAGCATCAGAAAAGGCCCTTATAAATAATGTAATAAAAAGGATAAAAGAAGGTTCTAAATCAATAATTTACCAGTATGTAGCTGGTGATTTTGATAATATTACACCTGATTTAGTTTATAAAGCTGTAGAAGAAAATGATGATATTGCATCAGCTGAATTAAAGAAGATTGCTATATACCTCGGTATAGGAATCGCAAATATAGTTAATGTATTTAATCCAGAATTAGTTTTGATTACAGGTGGAATTGCTAGAGCAAAGCAATATATAGAAGATGTTGTCATTGAAACGATAAAAAACCGTTCTTTTGAAGCATCATATGCAACATGTAGAATAGAATTTTCAAATCCTGATTACAACGCAGCACTTATGGGAATTTCAAATATAATCTTGGATGGTATTTTATAA
- a CDS encoding DUF624 domain-containing protein produces MFGNFFNRMYYGDPHRPDLNADDIPKKGVALFFDILKNNFWQLISLNLLFIIFCIPIITIGPALAGFNNVLRNHALGRNVWLWNDFKDGFIKNFKQSFIITLINVLAAFILINNFKIYTTYSSGFIKIAGTYITIFIGFIFILVNVYTYPLMVTYNLKIRHIYKNAFIFSIIRLPQTVGIVLLSIAIIFISFILALIPLLVIGFSLVGLIINVYDRGLFEKFIDSRMTKTNKEESD; encoded by the coding sequence ATGTTTGGAAACTTTTTTAATAGGATGTATTATGGTGATCCACATAGACCTGATTTAAATGCAGATGATATTCCTAAAAAAGGTGTAGCACTATTTTTTGATATTCTCAAAAACAATTTCTGGCAGCTTATTAGTTTGAATCTATTATTTATTATATTTTGTATACCTATTATTACAATAGGACCAGCATTGGCTGGATTTAATAATGTGCTGCGGAATCATGCCCTTGGTAGAAACGTTTGGCTTTGGAATGACTTTAAAGATGGCTTTATAAAGAATTTTAAACAGAGCTTTATTATTACCCTGATTAACGTATTAGCGGCGTTTATCCTTATAAATAATTTTAAGATTTATACAACATATAGCTCAGGATTTATAAAGATCGCTGGGACTTATATAACAATTTTTATAGGATTTATATTTATCTTAGTTAATGTGTATACTTACCCTCTGATGGTTACGTATAATCTTAAAATTAGGCATATATACAAGAATGCATTTATATTTTCAATTATAAGATTGCCTCAAACAGTTGGAATTGTTTTATTAAGTATTGCAATAATCTTTATTAGCTTTATATTAGCTTTAATACCACTATTAGTTATAGGTTTTAGCTTGGTAGGACTTATAATAAATGTTTATGACAGGGGATTATTTGAAAAATTTATTGATTCTAGAATGACAAAAACAAATAAAGAAGAGAGTGATTAG
- a CDS encoding extracellular solute-binding protein, giving the protein MKKPFTLFMIILIIAFLLYWPHYMYLFETGKIKTEPLEEQGYRGIITLWDFPHPSINDPDGFNFIKKKIQDFEYNHPGVIIEFEPLQYKDGFDKINKLLSDSTRPDIIPIAADNPNIYEGKLEPLNKYLDRNYEDMLKERVINTFTYKGNIYGLPLGMYTNVLFLNLDMFNKREVELPENGEWTYDKFVEDMMKLTYHAGKKDKINYYGLSTYIDDNNYNVWGFLMSDGANIVDDKGKISFDGPQALSGIQKLVDLNKKGVLNPVSFEGDYNKVWDSFATLKESAVLVDESYKIANLKYLQSRNKLFEFDVALYPEGDGDIPFTISSKVYGYGITKQSDKKKLELAYKFIKFITDSQKDVEDMGYIPVKKGISVSDEYMKRIEKAINYTNYVPENWQDKNIKINNTIHDGLKNNDSADAILKKINDIIHQ; this is encoded by the coding sequence ATGAAAAAGCCTTTTACTCTTTTTATGATTATATTAATTATAGCGTTTTTATTGTATTGGCCCCATTATATGTATCTATTTGAAACAGGGAAAATAAAGACAGAGCCACTGGAGGAACAAGGATACAGGGGGATCATTACCCTTTGGGATTTCCCGCATCCATCAATAAATGACCCAGATGGTTTTAACTTTATAAAGAAAAAGATACAGGACTTTGAGTACAATCATCCGGGTGTAATAATTGAATTTGAACCCCTTCAATACAAAGATGGATTTGATAAAATTAATAAATTGTTGAGCGATAGTACAAGGCCAGATATAATACCAATTGCGGCTGATAATCCAAATATATATGAAGGTAAACTAGAACCATTAAATAAATATTTAGATAGAAATTATGAAGACATGCTAAAGGAAAGGGTTATTAATACATTCACATATAAAGGAAATATATATGGACTTCCACTTGGTATGTACACTAATGTATTATTTCTAAATCTAGATATGTTCAATAAAAGAGAAGTAGAATTACCAGAAAATGGTGAGTGGACATATGATAAATTTGTTGAGGATATGATGAAATTGACATATCATGCAGGTAAAAAGGATAAAATAAATTATTACGGTCTATCAACATATATTGATGATAATAATTATAATGTATGGGGGTTTTTGATGTCAGATGGCGCAAATATTGTAGATGATAAAGGCAAAATTTCTTTTGATGGTCCTCAAGCACTATCTGGAATACAAAAATTAGTTGATTTAAATAAAAAGGGAGTTTTAAATCCTGTATCATTTGAAGGTGACTATAATAAAGTATGGGATAGTTTTGCAACGCTAAAAGAAAGTGCGGTATTGGTTGACGAAAGCTATAAAATAGCTAATTTGAAGTACCTTCAAAGTAGAAATAAGCTTTTTGAGTTTGATGTTGCATTATATCCGGAAGGGGATGGTGATATCCCATTTACAATATCTTCAAAAGTTTATGGATATGGTATTACTAAGCAAAGTGATAAAAAGAAGTTAGAATTGGCTTACAAATTTATAAAATTTATAACAGATTCACAGAAAGATGTTGAGGACATGGGTTATATTCCAGTAAAGAAAGGTATATCAGTTAGTGATGAGTATATGAAAAGAATTGAAAAAGCCATTAATTATACAAATTACGTTCCAGAAAATTGGCAAGATAAAAATATAAAAATCAATAATACAATTCATGATGGACTGAAAAATAATGATAGTGCTGATGCAATATTAAAAAAGATAAATGATATTATACATCAGTAA
- a CDS encoding polysaccharide deacetylase family protein translates to MIEFMIKIYILYLVLVALLPTILGRIFHYNVIYNNKKKLPWITITFDDGPDPEYTPILLSLLDKYDVKACFFLLADKVEKYPDLAREIVNKGHEIGIHGYKHYVNWFLGPKATYNELLRSIEIIYNITGKYPSYYRPPWGLFTTFIYRYSKKLGVKIILWSYMSWDWKVKDPDLIVNNILKRVKGGHILIFHDSSTNIASDKEAPETMIKALDEIIKGIKEKHLEIVDIN, encoded by the coding sequence ATGATAGAATTCATGATTAAAATTTACATATTATATCTTGTACTTGTAGCATTGTTACCAACAATTCTTGGGCGTATATTTCATTATAACGTAATATACAACAACAAAAAAAAACTCCCATGGATTACAATAACCTTTGATGATGGTCCAGATCCAGAATACACACCTATTTTGCTTTCACTACTTGATAAATATGATGTTAAGGCGTGCTTTTTTTTACTCGCTGATAAAGTTGAAAAATATCCCGACCTTGCTAGAGAGATAGTTAATAAAGGACATGAGATAGGAATACATGGTTATAAGCATTATGTGAATTGGTTTTTGGGCCCGAAAGCGACTTATAATGAATTATTAAGATCAATAGAAATTATATATAATATAACCGGAAAATACCCTTCATATTACAGGCCGCCATGGGGATTATTTACTACATTTATATACCGTTATTCAAAAAAGCTCGGTGTTAAGATTATATTGTGGAGCTACATGAGCTGGGATTGGAAGGTTAAAGACCCTGATTTAATAGTAAATAACATCTTAAAAAGAGTAAAAGGCGGACATATCCTAATATTCCATGATAGCAGCACTAATATTGCATCTGACAAAGAAGCACCGGAAACAATGATAAAAGCTCTCGATGAGATCATAAAGGGGATCAAGGAAAAACATTTAGAAATTGTCGACATAAATTAA